One genomic window of Campylobacter fetus subsp. fetus includes the following:
- a CDS encoding ribonucleoside-diphosphate reductase subunit alpha has protein sequence MKVIKRNGRTEELDISKIKKYTSEAVAGLDNVSLSELEVDAKIQFRDNITTEEIQQTLIKTAVDKIDIDRPNWTFVAARLFLYDLYHKTTGFSGYNSLKEYFEKGEKNGRILLGLKEKYDLEDLNAYIKPERDLQFTYLGIKTLYDRYLIKDRNAKPIELPQHMFMAIAMFLAQNELDSQSWAKKFYDLISKFEVMLATPTLSNARTTRHQLSSCYVGSTPDNIEGIFDSYKEMALLSKFGGGIGWDWCKVRAMGGSIDGHKNAAGGIIPFLKVTNDIAVAVDQLGTRKGAIAVYIEPWHMDVSDFLDLRKNSGEERRRAHELFPALWINDLFMKRLSQNERWTLFDPADTPDLCDLYGDEFEKRYIEYEKDPHIAKSSMLAKELWKKILTNYFETGMPFLCFKDNANRANPNAHKGIIRSSNLCTEIFQNTEPNYYQTKVVFDDGSFKLFDESEDITVDGGYTKKAKKITALDRLYNKDIFIVEKGIKEGKTAVCNLASINLSKINSKEDIARVVPIAIRMLDNVIDLNFYPHAKVKHTNLASRSIGLGVMGEAQMLAEKGIIWGSYEHLEFIDEVMENISYNAIYASSNLAVEKGAYPDFEGSNWSKGIFPIDMANKNAKALINRGGLFDQNSCDWEKLRAKVKEGGMRNGYLMAIAPTSSISILVGTTQTIEPVYKRKWFEQNLSGMIPSVVPNLNTETWQFYTPAYELDQKLIIKAGAVRQKWIDQGQSLNIFMSLDKASGRYLSEIYTLAWELGVKSTYYLRSESPDSSHLDNKPMDRSVECEGCQ, from the coding sequence AGATTAAAAAATACACAAGCGAAGCAGTAGCAGGCTTAGACAACGTAAGTCTCAGCGAGCTTGAAGTAGACGCGAAAATTCAGTTTCGCGACAATATCACTACCGAAGAAATTCAACAAACTCTCATAAAAACCGCAGTTGATAAGATAGATATAGATCGCCCGAACTGGACATTCGTAGCAGCAAGACTATTTTTATACGATTTATATCACAAAACAACCGGATTTAGCGGATACAACTCGCTCAAAGAGTATTTTGAAAAAGGTGAAAAAAACGGACGCATACTTCTTGGTCTAAAAGAAAAATACGATCTTGAAGATCTAAACGCATATATAAAGCCTGAACGTGATTTGCAATTTACCTATCTTGGTATAAAAACGCTTTATGATAGATATCTTATAAAAGATAGAAATGCAAAACCTATCGAGCTACCTCAACATATGTTTATGGCAATCGCTATGTTTTTAGCTCAAAATGAGCTTGACTCTCAAAGCTGGGCAAAGAAATTTTACGATCTGATAAGTAAATTTGAAGTGATGCTTGCGACTCCTACTTTAAGCAACGCTAGAACCACTCGACATCAGCTCTCAAGCTGCTATGTCGGAAGTACTCCTGATAATATAGAAGGAATTTTCGATAGCTATAAAGAGATGGCGTTGCTTTCTAAATTCGGCGGCGGTATCGGCTGGGACTGGTGTAAAGTGCGCGCGATGGGCGGAAGTATAGACGGACATAAAAACGCTGCGGGCGGCATAATTCCGTTTTTAAAAGTTACAAACGATATAGCAGTCGCAGTCGATCAGCTAGGAACTAGAAAAGGCGCCATCGCGGTTTATATCGAGCCTTGGCATATGGACGTAAGTGACTTTTTAGATCTACGTAAAAACTCGGGCGAAGAGCGCAGACGTGCTCATGAGCTATTTCCTGCTTTATGGATAAATGATCTTTTTATGAAAAGACTTAGCCAAAATGAGAGATGGACTCTATTTGATCCGGCTGATACTCCAGATCTTTGCGATTTATACGGCGACGAGTTTGAAAAACGCTATATCGAGTATGAAAAAGATCCACATATAGCTAAGAGTAGTATGCTAGCAAAAGAGCTTTGGAAAAAGATACTTACAAACTATTTTGAGACCGGAATGCCGTTTTTATGCTTTAAAGATAATGCAAACAGAGCCAACCCAAATGCTCATAAAGGTATCATAAGAAGCTCAAATTTATGCACCGAGATATTTCAAAATACAGAGCCGAATTACTACCAAACAAAAGTCGTTTTTGATGATGGAAGTTTTAAGCTATTTGATGAGAGTGAAGATATAACCGTAGATGGTGGATATACTAAAAAAGCGAAAAAAATAACCGCTCTTGATAGACTTTATAATAAAGATATATTTATAGTAGAAAAAGGTATAAAAGAGGGAAAAACTGCCGTTTGCAACCTAGCAAGTATAAACTTAAGCAAGATAAACTCAAAAGAAGATATCGCAAGAGTCGTGCCTATCGCTATAAGAATGCTTGATAATGTTATAGATCTAAATTTCTACCCTCACGCTAAAGTCAAACATACGAATTTAGCCAGTCGTTCAATCGGGCTTGGAGTTATGGGTGAGGCGCAGATGTTAGCCGAAAAAGGTATTATTTGGGGAAGTTATGAACATCTTGAGTTTATAGATGAAGTAATGGAAAACATTAGTTATAACGCCATCTATGCTTCATCTAATTTAGCTGTTGAAAAAGGAGCTTATCCTGATTTTGAAGGTTCAAACTGGTCAAAAGGTATATTTCCTATTGATATGGCAAATAAAAACGCAAAAGCTCTTATAAACAGAGGCGGACTATTTGATCAAAATAGCTGCGACTGGGAAAAACTAAGAGCGAAAGTAAAAGAAGGCGGAATGAGAAACGGTTATCTTATGGCAATCGCTCCGACTTCAAGTATAAGCATTTTAGTAGGAACTACTCAAACAATCGAACCTGTTTATAAACGTAAATGGTTTGAACAAAATTTATCCGGAATGATACCTTCTGTAGTACCAAATTTAAATACCGAAACTTGGCAATTTTATACACCAGCTTACGAACTCGATCAAAAGCTTATCATAAAAGCCGGAGCCGTACGTCAAAAATGGATAGATCAAGGTCAAAGCTTAAATATATTTATGAGCTTAGACAAAGCTAGCGGAAGATATCTAAGCGAAATTTACACTCTAGCTTGGGAATTAGGCGTAAAATCTACTTACTATTTAAGAAGTGAAAGTCCGGATTCTAGTCATCTTGATAACAAACCTATGGATAGAAGCGTAGAGTGTGAGGGTTGTCAGTAA